A region of Xylanivirga thermophila DNA encodes the following proteins:
- the thiM gene encoding hydroxyethylthiazole kinase, translating to MKMDVKQGVADLLEQVRTRSPLVHHITNYVTANDCANIVLALGGSPIMADAIEEVSEMVSISSALVLNMGTLNARTVDSMLVAGKMANRQGIPIVLDPVGAGATSFRSHIADRIINEMDIAIIRGNISEIKAISGIGHNTKGVDASDDDIAQLGDLKYVEAIGKGLSNRLGCVVAITGVTDTITNGAETYFIDNGHEMMSRVTGTGCMCTSLIGAYCGVTDDYLLAAAAGVLTMGLAGEIGYEKLTSRDDGSGSFKIKIMDSVYQMKGKDILERGELYAG from the coding sequence ATTAAGATGGATGTAAAACAGGGAGTAGCGGATCTTCTAGAGCAAGTGAGGACAAGAAGTCCTCTGGTACATCATATTACAAATTATGTTACTGCAAATGATTGTGCTAATATAGTACTGGCACTGGGAGGCTCTCCCATAATGGCAGATGCTATTGAAGAGGTGAGTGAGATGGTCTCCATCTCTTCTGCCCTAGTCTTAAATATGGGTACATTAAATGCTAGAACTGTAGATTCCATGCTAGTGGCAGGTAAAATGGCAAATAGGCAGGGTATTCCGATAGTACTGGATCCTGTTGGGGCGGGAGCGACATCATTTAGAAGCCATATTGCAGATCGGATAATCAATGAAATGGATATTGCCATTATTCGTGGTAATATCTCAGAAATAAAGGCTATAAGCGGAATAGGTCATAATACCAAGGGAGTAGATGCATCGGACGATGATATTGCACAATTGGGAGATCTAAAATATGTAGAAGCCATTGGAAAAGGACTATCCAATAGATTGGGTTGTGTTGTAGCAATAACAGGCGTTACTGATACCATAACAAATGGCGCAGAAACCTATTTTATAGACAATGGCCATGAGATGATGTCCAGGGTAACGGGGACTGGATGTATGTGTACTTCTCTTATAGGTGCATATTGTGGTGTAACGGATGATTATTTGTTGGCAGCAGCGGCAGGAGTCTTGACCATGGGTTTGGCGGGAGAGATAGGGTATGAAAAGCTTACATCAAGGGATGATGGTAGTGGTAGCTTTAAGATAAAGATTATGGACTCTGTGTACCAGATGAAAGGAAAGGATATATTAGAGAGGGGTGAGTTGTATGCCGGATAA